In Streptomyces hawaiiensis, one genomic interval encodes:
- a CDS encoding polysaccharide lyase 8 family protein, giving the protein MSPQRRLFPRRTAGAAALLRPSRRALLLAAAVLAATGGAAPAGRGADASGASGDQGAPGDPYDTLRRRWLGIALGTGYDPKAEPYATRLAETGALARALRASMAPAADSLWPGHPFDPPTGITLSYGRLWTMTRAYVQQGTGSTADPGLLAGILRGLDHLSAAVYNPSTTRYGNWWEWQIGSPRLLTDIAAALHEELGEARVSAVCAAVDHFVPDSALGDYSGTSTGANRVDLCRSVALRGILGRDPAKIALARDALSPVFPYVTRGDGLYADGSFVQHTWVAYSGTYGQVMLDGLGRLFALLAGSGWEVTDPNRQIVLDSVERAYVPLIHDGLVMDSVNGRAISRGHLTTDDRKVMRSDHYHGHQLIAAIALLAAGASPAERDRWHARVKGWIDRDTVTPILTAPQFGVADLARLHAIAESPAPAAPEPAGHHLFAAMDRAVHRGPGFTVNIAMAGDRIAHYECGNGENPRGWHTGAGMVSWWAGASDQYTDWFWPTVDWYRLPGTTVSTKRLADREGGEWGTARPDARWVGGTTDGVYAAIGQHLKGLGSTLEARKSWFCVADAVICLGAGITCADGVPVETVVDNRNLGASGTQRFVKGPNWAHLEDHGGWVLLGREPKALREDRTGAWSDINTAGTPERRTRRWQTLWLEHGTDPEDAAYAYVLMPGASRRAVARRASDRRWLSVLANDAGRQAVTVPSLGCTAANFWQAGTAGPLSASGGASVLIVRRGRTATLCVSEPPRTGQPLEIVWDHPVRRVVHVDETVEAHSTGTRLRLVITPGTACATHRCEVTLA; this is encoded by the coding sequence ATGTCTCCCCAGCGCCGCCTCTTCCCCCGCCGTACGGCCGGGGCCGCCGCCCTGCTCCGGCCCAGCCGCCGGGCCCTGCTGCTGGCGGCCGCGGTCCTCGCGGCGACCGGTGGCGCGGCGCCCGCCGGCCGGGGCGCCGACGCGTCGGGCGCGTCCGGCGACCAAGGTGCTCCTGGCGATCCGTACGACACCCTGCGCCGCCGCTGGCTCGGCATCGCCCTCGGCACGGGTTACGACCCGAAGGCCGAGCCCTACGCCACCCGGCTCGCCGAGACCGGCGCACTCGCCCGCGCCCTGCGCGCGAGCATGGCCCCGGCGGCGGACTCCCTCTGGCCCGGGCATCCCTTCGACCCGCCGACCGGCATCACCCTCAGCTACGGCCGCCTGTGGACCATGACCCGGGCCTACGTCCAGCAGGGCACCGGCTCGACCGCCGACCCCGGCCTCCTCGCCGGCATCCTGCGCGGCCTCGACCACCTCTCCGCCGCTGTCTACAACCCCTCCACCACCCGCTACGGCAACTGGTGGGAGTGGCAGATCGGCAGCCCCCGGCTGCTCACCGACATCGCGGCCGCCCTGCACGAGGAGCTGGGGGAGGCCCGCGTCAGCGCCGTATGCGCCGCCGTCGACCACTTCGTCCCCGACTCGGCCCTCGGCGACTACAGCGGCACCTCCACCGGCGCCAACCGCGTCGACCTGTGCCGCTCCGTCGCCCTGCGCGGTATCCTCGGCCGCGACCCCGCCAAGATCGCCCTCGCCCGGGACGCGCTCTCCCCGGTCTTCCCGTACGTCACCCGGGGCGACGGCCTCTACGCCGACGGCTCCTTCGTCCAGCACACCTGGGTCGCCTACTCGGGCACGTACGGCCAGGTCATGCTCGACGGCCTCGGCCGGCTCTTCGCCCTGCTCGCCGGATCCGGCTGGGAGGTCACCGACCCCAACCGGCAGATCGTCCTCGACAGCGTCGAGCGCGCCTACGTGCCGCTCATCCACGACGGGCTGGTCATGGACAGCGTCAACGGCCGGGCCATCAGCCGCGGTCACCTCACCACCGACGACCGCAAGGTCATGCGCAGCGACCACTACCACGGCCACCAGCTCATCGCCGCCATCGCCCTGCTCGCGGCCGGTGCGAGCCCGGCGGAACGCGACCGCTGGCACGCCCGCGTCAAGGGCTGGATCGACCGGGACACCGTGACCCCGATCCTGACGGCACCCCAGTTCGGCGTCGCCGATCTGGCCCGGCTGCACGCCATCGCCGAATCACCCGCCCCGGCCGCGCCCGAACCCGCCGGGCACCACCTCTTCGCCGCCATGGACCGTGCCGTCCACCGCGGCCCCGGTTTCACCGTGAACATCGCCATGGCCGGCGACCGCATCGCCCACTACGAGTGCGGCAACGGCGAGAACCCCCGCGGCTGGCACACCGGCGCGGGCATGGTCAGCTGGTGGGCGGGCGCGAGCGACCAGTACACGGACTGGTTCTGGCCGACCGTCGACTGGTACCGGCTGCCCGGCACCACTGTCTCCACCAAGCGGCTCGCCGACCGTGAAGGCGGCGAGTGGGGCACGGCCCGCCCGGACGCGCGCTGGGTCGGCGGCACCACCGACGGCGTGTACGCGGCCATCGGCCAGCACCTCAAGGGCCTCGGCTCCACCCTCGAAGCCCGCAAGTCCTGGTTCTGCGTCGCGGACGCGGTGATCTGCCTGGGCGCCGGGATCACCTGCGCCGACGGCGTCCCGGTCGAGACGGTCGTCGACAACCGCAACCTCGGCGCATCCGGCACCCAACGCTTCGTCAAGGGGCCGAACTGGGCCCACCTGGAGGACCACGGCGGCTGGGTCCTGCTCGGCCGCGAGCCGAAGGCGCTGCGCGAGGACCGCACCGGCGCCTGGTCCGACATCAACACCGCCGGCACGCCGGAGCGGCGCACCCGCCGCTGGCAGACCCTCTGGCTCGAGCACGGCACCGACCCCGAAGACGCCGCGTACGCCTACGTCCTGATGCCCGGGGCCTCCCGACGCGCGGTCGCGCGCCGCGCCTCCGACCGCCGCTGGCTGTCGGTCCTCGCCAACGACGCCGGCCGCCAGGCGGTCACCGTGCCGTCCCTCGGCTGCACGGCCGCCAACTTCTGGCAGGCGGGGACGGCGGGCCCGCTCTCCGCCTCCGGCGGCGCGAGCGTGCTGATCGTCCGCCGGGGCCGTACCGCTACCCTCTGCGTGAGCGAACCGCCCCGCACGGGCCAGCCGCTGGAGATCGTCTGGGACCACCCGGTCCGCCGCGTCGTGCACGTGGACGAGACGGTCGAGGCACACTCGACAGGCACCCGGCTCCGCCTCGTCATCACCCCGGGGACGGCTTGCGCGACCCACCGATGTGAGGTGACGCTCGCGTGA
- a CDS encoding acyl-CoA carboxylase subunit beta produces MTVLDEAPGEPTDARGRVAELHEIRAQAVAGPSEKATEAQHAKGKLTARERIELLLDPESFREVEQLRRHRATGFGLEAKKPYTDGVITGWGTVEGRTVFVYAHDFRIFGGALGEAHATKIHKIMDMAIAAGAPLVSLNDGAGARIQEGVSALAGYGGIFQRNTKASGVIPQISVMLGPCAGGAAYSPALTDFVFMVRETSQMFITGPDVVKAVTGEEITQNGLGGADVHAETSGVCHFAYDDEETCIAEVRYLLSMLPQNNRENPPRTEPSDTAGRRSDVLLDLVPADGNRPYDMAKVIEEIVDDGDYLEVHERWARNIICALGRMDGQVVGIVANQPQSLAGVLDIEASEKAARFVQMCDAFNIPIVTLLDVPGFLPGVDQEHGGIIRHGAKLLYAYCNATVPRISLILRKAYGGAYIVMDSQSIGADLTYAWPTNEIAVMGAEGAANVIFRRQIAEAEDPEAMRARMVKEYKSELMHPYYAAERGLVDDVIDPAETREVLIKSLAMLQTKHADLPSRKHGNPPQ; encoded by the coding sequence ATGACCGTTTTGGATGAGGCGCCGGGCGAGCCGACCGACGCGCGCGGACGCGTGGCCGAACTGCACGAGATCCGTGCGCAGGCGGTGGCCGGACCGAGCGAGAAGGCGACCGAGGCGCAGCACGCCAAGGGCAAGCTGACCGCGCGGGAGCGCATCGAACTCCTTCTCGACCCGGAGTCCTTCCGGGAGGTCGAGCAGTTGCGCCGGCACCGGGCCACGGGCTTCGGCCTGGAGGCCAAGAAGCCGTACACCGACGGTGTGATCACCGGCTGGGGCACGGTGGAGGGCCGCACGGTCTTCGTCTACGCGCACGACTTCCGCATCTTCGGCGGCGCCCTGGGCGAGGCCCACGCCACGAAGATCCACAAGATCATGGACATGGCCATCGCGGCCGGTGCCCCGCTGGTGTCGCTGAACGACGGAGCCGGCGCCCGCATCCAGGAGGGCGTCTCGGCGCTCGCCGGCTACGGCGGCATCTTCCAGCGCAACACCAAGGCCTCGGGCGTGATCCCGCAGATCTCGGTCATGCTCGGCCCCTGCGCGGGCGGCGCGGCCTACAGCCCCGCCCTCACCGACTTCGTCTTCATGGTCCGCGAGACCTCGCAGATGTTCATCACCGGCCCCGACGTCGTCAAGGCGGTCACCGGCGAGGAGATCACGCAGAACGGCCTGGGCGGTGCGGACGTCCACGCCGAGACGTCCGGTGTCTGCCACTTCGCCTACGACGACGAGGAGACCTGCATCGCCGAGGTCCGCTACCTCCTGTCGATGCTCCCGCAGAACAACCGCGAGAACCCGCCCCGCACGGAGCCCTCGGACACGGCCGGCCGCCGCTCGGACGTCCTCCTGGACCTGGTCCCGGCGGACGGCAACCGGCCGTACGACATGGCCAAGGTCATCGAGGAGATCGTCGACGACGGCGACTACCTCGAGGTGCACGAGCGCTGGGCCCGCAACATCATCTGCGCGCTGGGCCGGATGGACGGCCAGGTCGTCGGCATCGTGGCGAACCAGCCCCAGTCGCTGGCGGGAGTGCTGGACATCGAGGCCTCCGAGAAGGCGGCCCGCTTCGTCCAGATGTGCGACGCGTTCAACATCCCGATCGTCACTCTTCTGGACGTCCCCGGCTTCCTGCCGGGCGTCGACCAGGAGCACGGTGGCATCATCCGCCACGGCGCGAAGCTCCTGTACGCCTACTGCAACGCGACCGTGCCGAGGATCTCGCTGATCCTGCGCAAGGCCTACGGAGGTGCGTACATCGTCATGGACAGCCAGTCCATCGGTGCGGACCTCACCTACGCCTGGCCGACGAACGAGATCGCCGTCATGGGCGCGGAGGGCGCGGCCAACGTCATCTTCCGCCGCCAGATCGCCGAGGCCGAGGACCCCGAGGCCATGCGGGCCCGCATGGTCAAGGAGTACAAGTCCGAGCTGATGCACCCCTACTACGCGGCCGAGCGGGGCCTGGTCGACGACGTCATCGACCCCGCCGAGACCCGCGAGGTGCTCATCAAGTCCCTCGCCATGCTCCAGACCAAGCACGCGGACCTGCCGTCCCGCAAGCACGGCAACCCGCCGCAGTAA
- a CDS encoding acyl-CoA carboxylase subunit epsilon has translation MESPDIRVEKGHAEPEEVAAITAILLARAAARPTDPTPAHRGRIKAGWRRLEREPGFRAPHSWR, from the coding sequence ATGGAATCGCCTGACATCCGCGTCGAGAAGGGCCACGCCGAGCCCGAGGAGGTCGCCGCCATCACGGCCATCCTCCTGGCCCGCGCCGCCGCCCGCCCCACCGACCCGACCCCGGCCCACCGCGGCCGCATCAAGGCGGGCTGGCGCCGCCTGGAACGCGAGCCGGGCTTCCGCGCCCCGCACAGCTGGCGCTGA
- a CDS encoding NACHT domain-containing protein, translated as MSAEAAALRLGTIVARTAADIWLGGRRRQQERHSSLTELVRLRVPGLRLQRSVERQFGQITDAVFDRLEPYLEHEFRGLDEAGRQAVVDAVCDTFARADLSDEAVFAADANPAELIRRITGSVRAPVGLSEAESRLYEMLFAECVEYYVRIVRSLPVFEERAAAELLARTATLGAEVARLLERLPDRSLLAPDGTDRDTAFRRRYLELVSRDLDEVELFRRTSDRAAGPRVRLSVAYASLRATGDDGSRRRTVRSLSRLRPDMSDWEEAGGESSGMRVETGLSGASRVLLRGEAGSGKTTLLRWLAVTAARGAFSGELADWNGLTPVLVKLREYSGRTPPAPDAMLDGIAGPITGIMPKGWVERQLDSGRALLLIDGVDELLDRERRAVRDWLRKLLMAYDGVRVVVTSRPAAAGADWLRGEHFTALHLDRMRPPDLAAFVRQWHQAVRELGEDLPCPVDDLPLYEQSLLTSLKDRPHLQSLAGTPLLAAMLCALHLNRGRQLPRDRMELYRNALHTLVHDRDADRNVPSAVDSKLSLNDKLVILRDLAWRLSDNNRSEISVEQAAVHVGRKLRAMRHLDGMEGGRVLDQLRHRSGILRSPAEARLDFVHRTFQEYLASSEAAEEDRMGNLVERAHLDLWRETVIMAAGHANARQREELLGGILDRAEREPRHARTLRLLAASCQETLPSVSERLAQRLDEAVAHLLPARRETDPPALAAVGPSLLRRLPQSLGALTEKAAVQTVRTVALIGGEEALDLLAGYVEDRRDTVIDELVDAWGYFDAEAYAGRVLSRLPLEGRRLRVTHSGQWRLLTEVGPFAGLSISLPFEEFATLADVPPLAVLSVFDLRGEADLAVLRAHPGLTFLVLLAHAPVRGLEVLGELRRLQFLSLGVRNTPDLGDLRLAPDMDHLDLWGVTAASDVSSLANHAGLSRVTLLTEEFCLPRGLDSVAAMPGLHLSLHGVDVAAWLRSPGFVPPRLAELRLYNCVLPEDPGALRFRGVQVVVR; from the coding sequence GTGAGCGCGGAGGCGGCGGCGTTACGGCTGGGCACGATCGTGGCAAGGACGGCGGCCGACATCTGGCTGGGCGGCAGGCGGCGACAGCAGGAGCGGCACTCCTCGCTGACGGAGCTGGTACGGCTACGGGTGCCCGGGCTGCGGCTGCAGCGGAGTGTGGAGCGACAGTTCGGGCAGATCACCGACGCGGTGTTCGACCGGCTGGAGCCGTATCTGGAGCACGAGTTCCGGGGGCTGGACGAGGCCGGACGGCAGGCCGTGGTCGACGCGGTGTGCGACACGTTCGCGCGGGCTGACCTCTCGGACGAGGCCGTGTTCGCGGCGGACGCCAACCCGGCGGAGCTGATCCGCCGCATCACCGGGTCGGTGCGTGCCCCGGTCGGGCTGAGCGAGGCGGAGTCCCGGCTGTACGAGATGCTCTTCGCCGAGTGCGTCGAGTACTACGTACGGATCGTGCGGAGTCTGCCCGTCTTCGAGGAGCGGGCGGCGGCGGAGCTCCTGGCGCGGACGGCCACGCTCGGCGCCGAGGTGGCCCGGCTCCTGGAGCGGCTGCCGGACCGCTCCCTGCTCGCCCCGGACGGCACGGACCGGGACACGGCGTTCCGGCGCCGGTACCTGGAGCTGGTCAGCCGGGACCTGGACGAGGTGGAGTTGTTCCGGCGTACGTCGGACCGGGCGGCGGGGCCGCGGGTGCGGTTGTCGGTGGCGTACGCGAGCCTGCGGGCGACCGGGGACGACGGGTCCCGGCGCCGGACCGTCCGTTCCCTGTCCCGGCTGCGGCCCGACATGAGCGACTGGGAGGAGGCCGGGGGCGAGAGCTCCGGGATGCGGGTCGAGACCGGGCTCAGCGGTGCCTCGCGGGTGCTGCTGCGCGGCGAGGCGGGTTCGGGCAAGACGACCCTGCTGCGCTGGCTGGCCGTGACGGCCGCCCGCGGCGCCTTTTCCGGGGAGCTGGCCGACTGGAACGGTCTGACGCCCGTCCTGGTCAAGCTGCGGGAGTACAGCGGCCGTACGCCACCGGCTCCCGACGCGATGCTCGACGGGATCGCCGGGCCGATCACCGGCATCATGCCCAAGGGCTGGGTGGAGCGGCAGCTGGACTCGGGACGGGCCCTGCTGCTGATCGACGGCGTGGACGAACTGCTCGACCGGGAGCGCCGGGCGGTCCGGGACTGGCTGCGCAAGCTCCTGATGGCGTACGACGGGGTCCGCGTGGTGGTCACCTCCCGCCCGGCGGCGGCCGGCGCGGACTGGCTGCGCGGGGAGCACTTCACCGCGCTGCACCTGGACCGCATGCGCCCGCCGGACCTGGCGGCCTTCGTACGGCAGTGGCACCAGGCGGTTCGGGAACTGGGCGAGGACCTGCCCTGTCCCGTGGACGACCTCCCGCTGTACGAGCAGTCCCTGCTGACCAGTCTGAAGGACCGCCCGCACCTCCAGTCGCTCGCGGGTACTCCCCTGCTGGCCGCGATGCTCTGCGCCCTGCACCTCAACCGGGGCCGGCAACTGCCCCGGGACCGGATGGAGTTGTACCGGAACGCGCTGCACACCCTGGTCCACGACCGGGATGCCGACCGGAACGTGCCGAGCGCGGTGGACAGCAAACTGAGTCTCAACGACAAGCTCGTCATCCTGCGGGATCTGGCCTGGCGGTTGTCGGACAACAACCGCAGCGAGATCTCCGTTGAGCAGGCCGCCGTGCACGTCGGCAGGAAGCTGCGGGCGATGCGGCACCTGGACGGCATGGAGGGCGGGCGGGTGCTGGACCAGTTGCGCCACCGCTCCGGCATCCTCCGCTCCCCCGCCGAGGCCCGCCTGGACTTCGTGCACCGGACCTTCCAGGAGTACCTCGCCTCGTCGGAGGCGGCCGAGGAGGACCGGATGGGCAACCTGGTCGAGCGGGCGCATCTGGACCTGTGGCGGGAGACGGTCATCATGGCGGCGGGCCATGCGAACGCCCGCCAGCGGGAGGAACTGCTGGGCGGGATCCTCGACCGGGCCGAACGGGAGCCCCGGCACGCGCGGACGCTGCGGCTGCTGGCGGCGTCCTGCCAGGAGACGTTGCCCTCGGTCTCGGAGCGGCTGGCGCAGCGCCTGGACGAGGCCGTGGCGCACTTGCTGCCTGCACGCCGCGAGACGGATCCGCCCGCCCTGGCGGCGGTGGGGCCGAGCCTGCTGCGCAGACTGCCGCAGTCGCTGGGCGCGTTGACGGAGAAGGCCGCCGTTCAGACCGTGCGGACGGTGGCGCTGATCGGCGGTGAGGAGGCACTGGACCTGCTCGCGGGATACGTGGAGGACCGGCGAGACACCGTGATCGATGAACTGGTCGACGCGTGGGGCTACTTCGACGCCGAGGCCTACGCCGGGCGCGTGCTGTCCCGGCTGCCCCTGGAAGGCCGCCGGCTCCGCGTCACGCACTCCGGTCAGTGGCGTCTGCTGACCGAGGTGGGGCCCTTCGCCGGTCTCTCCATCAGCTTGCCCTTCGAGGAGTTCGCCACCCTGGCGGACGTGCCGCCACTGGCGGTTCTGTCGGTCTTCGACCTACGGGGCGAAGCGGACCTCGCCGTGCTGCGGGCCCATCCTGGCCTGACCTTCCTCGTACTGCTGGCTCATGCACCGGTCAGAGGTCTGGAAGTCCTGGGCGAACTGCGCCGTCTGCAGTTCCTGTCCCTCGGCGTGAGGAACACACCGGACTTGGGAGATCTACGGCTGGCCCCGGATATGGATCACCTCGACCTCTGGGGAGTCACCGCCGCTTCCGACGTGTCCAGTCTGGCGAACCACGCCGGTCTTTCCCGTGTAACCCTGCTCACCGAGGAGTTCTGCCTGCCCAGAGGGCTGGACTCGGTGGCGGCCATGCCCGGGCTGCACCTGTCCCTGCACGGCGTCGACGTCGCCGCCTGGCTGCGTTCACCCGGCTTCGTCCCGCCCAGGCTGGCGGAGCTCAGGTTGTACAACTGCGTCCTGCCGGAGGATCCAGGCGCTCTGCGGTTCCGCGGCGTGCAGGTCGTCGTCCGCTGA
- a CDS encoding GTP-binding protein, with product MDFASSSGGPSRSTTSAKIVVAGGFGVGKTTFVGAVSEINPLRTEAVMTSASAGIDDLTHTGDKTTTTVAMDFGRITLDQDLILYLFGTPGQDRFWFMWDDLVRGAIGAIVLVDTRRLADCFPAVDYFENSGLPFVIALNGFDGQQPYTPDEVREALQIGPDTPIITTDARHRADAKSALITLVEHALMARLR from the coding sequence GTGGACTTCGCAAGCTCTAGCGGAGGGCCTTCCCGCTCCACCACGTCCGCGAAGATCGTGGTGGCTGGCGGCTTCGGCGTGGGCAAGACCACGTTCGTGGGTGCCGTCTCGGAGATCAATCCGCTGCGCACAGAGGCCGTCATGACGTCCGCTTCGGCCGGCATCGACGACCTCACCCACACCGGGGACAAGACCACCACCACGGTGGCCATGGACTTCGGCCGTATCACCCTGGACCAGGACCTGATCCTGTACCTCTTCGGTACGCCGGGCCAGGACCGCTTCTGGTTCATGTGGGACGACCTGGTGCGCGGCGCCATCGGCGCGATCGTGCTGGTCGACACGAGGAGGCTCGCCGACTGCTTCCCCGCCGTCGACTACTTCGAGAACAGCGGCCTGCCGTTCGTCATCGCGCTGAACGGCTTCGACGGCCAGCAGCCGTACACGCCCGACGAGGTCCGGGAAGCGCTCCAGATCGGTCCTGACACCCCGATCATCACGACCGACGCCCGCCACCGGGCCGACGCCAAGTCGGCGCTGATCACGCTGGTGGAGCACGCGCTGATGGCGCGTCTGCGGTAG
- a CDS encoding DUF742 domain-containing protein: MATPPGGSSSGNWSYGPAQGQGDGGQNPNRYNFPSAPSHRQPYAPQGPGPSPYDQPPAPRIQPVQPQRRTPEPAPGGASNNHNPLVRPYAMTGGRTRPRYQLAIEALVHTTAQPHQMQGQLPEHQRICNLCREIKSVAEISALLTIPLGVARILVADLAEAGLVAIHQPGGDESAGGQPDVTLLERVLSGLRKL, encoded by the coding sequence GTGGCAACACCCCCAGGCGGTTCGTCTTCGGGCAACTGGTCGTACGGTCCTGCCCAGGGCCAGGGCGACGGTGGTCAGAACCCGAACCGTTACAACTTCCCCTCCGCACCCAGCCACCGGCAGCCGTACGCGCCGCAGGGCCCCGGCCCGTCGCCGTACGACCAGCCGCCGGCGCCGCGTATCCAGCCCGTGCAGCCGCAGCGCCGCACCCCGGAGCCGGCGCCCGGCGGGGCGTCGAACAACCACAATCCGTTGGTGCGTCCGTACGCCATGACCGGCGGCCGGACCCGCCCGCGCTACCAGCTCGCCATCGAGGCGCTGGTGCACACCACTGCGCAGCCGCACCAGATGCAGGGCCAGTTGCCCGAGCATCAGCGGATCTGCAACCTCTGCCGGGAAATCAAGTCGGTCGCCGAGATCTCGGCGCTCCTCACGATCCCTCTCGGCGTGGCCAGGATCCTCGTCGCCGACTTGGCGGAGGCGGGACTGGTCGCCATCCATCAGCCCGGCGGCGACGAGAGCGCCGGCGGCCAGCCAGACGTGACACTGCTCGAAAGGGTGCTCAGTGGACTTCGCAAGCTCTAG
- a CDS encoding roadblock/LC7 domain-containing protein, whose product MSQAAQNLNWLITNFVDNTPGVSHTVVVSADGLLLAMSEGFPRDRADQLAAVASGLTSLTAGASRIFEGGAVNQTVVEMERGFLFIMSVSDGSSLAVLAHPEADIGLIGYEMALLVDRAGTVLTPDLRAELQGSLLN is encoded by the coding sequence ATGAGCCAGGCGGCACAGAACCTGAACTGGTTGATCACCAACTTCGTGGACAACACCCCGGGGGTGTCCCACACGGTGGTGGTCTCCGCCGACGGACTCCTTCTGGCGATGTCCGAAGGCTTCCCCCGCGACCGCGCCGACCAGCTCGCGGCCGTCGCCTCCGGTCTGACGTCGCTGACGGCGGGCGCTTCCCGGATCTTCGAGGGCGGCGCCGTCAACCAGACCGTTGTGGAGATGGAGCGGGGATTCCTCTTCATCATGTCCGTATCCGACGGCTCGTCGCTCGCGGTTCTCGCACATCCCGAGGCGGACATCGGCCTCATCGGGTACGAGATGGCACTGCTGGTGGACCGAGCCGGTACGGTCCTGACACCGGACCTTCGTGCAGAGCTCCAGGGGAGCCTGCTCAACTAA